From the Juglans microcarpa x Juglans regia isolate MS1-56 chromosome 3D, Jm3101_v1.0, whole genome shotgun sequence genome, the window TTCCTACGCAGGTGTAAGCTATGGATGTCCATTTGAAAAAGCACTTGCTGAAAAGGTAAACCCCTTTACCTTTTCTTTCCACCCTAGATCTCTTTCTGTGGAGTCGTCATTTTCTTGTAACGGTATTCCTTTGAACTAAAATCTTTATCCATATAAACATACAGATAACGAATTTTGATTTAATACGTCGTcactttattaaaattttaaactatatGGATAAACCTTTCATGTAAAGAGTACTAAATGGCATCAAATTGTTTTCCTTCTGTTAAAGGTTGTGCTCCTTGTTCTTGAGGTTCATGCCTGCATAGCAGAAGATCCTCCACACTTCCGCCAACTTCTTGTTTTCCTTGTTCATAATTTCCGGATAGATATTTCTCTTCTGGCGAAGTGAGTTTCTTACCTTGTCTCGTTCTTGCTAAAGTAATCCTAGTCTACTTAATGATTTGTTATGAACATTAGCTTgaatatattatttctctcgtttcatttattatttttatgtttgttgttCAGGCGTGGTGCTCTAATAATCTGCCGGCTTTGTGTACTTTTAGATCCTGAAAGGGTCTACCGTGAACTTTCAACAATACTAGAAGGAGAATCTGACCTGCATTTTGCATCTATTTTGGTTCAGGTTCTGTCAATTATGTGATTATTATGTGTAAAAAACATATCTGATAATTGTATAAACCTTTATCATTGTAGTTGCCAAAGGACAAGATGATTCGATTTGCTACACTTTtctgaaataaaataagcaacATCTTAAGATTATATGCCTAGAGATAAGAAGTTGTCGTATAACAAGGATGTCATAAAACAGAtcatattttcttcaaattgtcttttttttttcctctttatgtCGTCGTTATTtatattctttccttttccctACATCAAATATCTAGCAATTATGTAAGGTGAACTTTTGTTTATCCTTTTGATCTTTTCTGTTTATTTCAgactttgaatttaattttacttgCATCGTCTGAATTGTCTGAGGTCCGGgatcttttgaaaaattcacTGGTGAATCTGGCTGGGAAGGActtgtttgtttctttgtaTGCTTCATGGTGTCATTCGCCCATGGCAATTATAAGTCTTTGCTTATTAGCACAGGTGAGTATTTTGAAATTTCCATGTaaaccatttattttttaacctctctctctctactctctttTCCCCTTTTATCTTCAAATATTCTTCCAGCATTAAGCGATCTTGTTTGTATGACCTTTAGGTTTTCGTTGCACTTAGTGATCATGTTTATTGTGCTTGGCAGACGTACCAGCATGCAAGTGCTGTGATTCAGTCTCTGGTGGAGGAAGATATCAATGTCAAATTTTTGGTCCAGCTGGATAAATTGATTCGCTTGCTGGAAACTCCAATCTTTGCTTATCTTAGATTGCAGGTGCATAAGTGAAAGATGAGGCTCTAACCTGCCTCACTACTTGTTATTCTGTTTCTCTTggaattttcaacaaaatatttcctATTGTCATTATTACTGAAAAGGTCTCTTACTACTGCTGATGTCTTTCCTTTGAAAATATGGTGAGAATACATTGGGTGAGATTGTGGAAAGTGATAAGGACTAGGCTGGCTGGAGTTTGTGGAGTATGTTTCTATTAATCCAGGCACAGATTCTTAGTACGTCTGGTGGGGAGAGGTGTCATGAAagagttatttattattcattaatgtTTATGCGGCTAACTCCATAGGATAATCAGGGAGTTGGATGCATTGgaatttaagcatttttttGTCATATTGACAATTGGGATTGGCATATTGACAATTGGGGAACATTAAGTTGGAGCTGTGAGTGATGGGTTGCCAATTGTCTCTTGCATTATTGTTCAGGGTGGTGGGAATGGAAAAGTGTGATCTGATGGAAATCTTATAGGAAGTCACACGTTCAAGGTGAGGAGTCGTAAGTGTGTACTTTGTGCTGTGCGGTAATACAGTCAATTGTACTTGGTGTGTAGCGCTCCCACTAAAGTTGTTTCCCATGTAGATTTAGAAGAGTTTCTAGGAATTTGAACAATCCCATTTTCAACTGATGTTACATGTGGAAATGGGACAAGGAAGCAATAGACCATTTTCGAATCATTGTTGGTGGAATAGGTGCTTTCGATGAtggtttttttctctttttgggtGCACTGGATTAACCTTGCTGAATGATCGATATTCTGGCTTCTTTCATTGCCGGTGGAAGGTGTTTAGCTGTTTGGAGAGTAGCACCTCCATGTCTTGATGTGGAATATTTAGTTGGGATTTTAATTAAAGGAACTCTTCTAACCCCAaagggttggcccaagtggtgaaggtcttggtcttggggtatcactcccttcaaggtccaatgttcaacacctcatgggcgCAAACAAgcctttggggccacaccccctggtgaaaagcTGGCGATTTAACCATTTCCGTGTAggaaaacttccgagggtgTGGTGCACGAGACTAGAGTTTACTTTgaaggggtgggtccgaagggtcATTCCTTGGAGTGGTTccctgacataaaaaaaaaaaaaaaaaggaactctTCTTTTGTGAGATAAAAAATGTGATTCCTCTCTAtctttttggcttttttttttttgagtttattgaCCAGTTGAACTTTAGGATCTGGTTTGCATCTCTTTTTTCCCCTGTTGGAGGTGCGatgtttttttctctcattccagATATTACGTGCAATTAATAAACCTACTACTGAATCTAATGAGTTAAAGTAAAATCAAAGTGTTGGTTGGTCAAAGGGTGTtatttgtatacttcttgtgtttAGGGTATTCCCCCTCACGGACTCTAATGAAACTGAggataattttgttaatttattcacAGTGTTAGCCtctgatgaaaaaaaaaaaagagttttttttgaaataaaggGGAAAATTGTTGCTGAGGCAACCTCTTTTTTTGTGTCCATTAAGGCAATATTACAAGTGCAGGCACTATCACACACGACCTGATGGAagtgtctttttttctttttagctaAGAGGGTAGCATGCCTtattgatgaataaaattattatcctTTCTTTGTCTTGCGAACAAACCCATATGcgtggaaaatattattttattccgTTGGTGTGTTTTTTTGCAAGTATATGTTATGCTTTTGATGTATTGCTAGTTGAACATTGTGTGACATATGAGCATTTTGCAAGCACTGTTCTTTGGGTTTGGATTGAAGTGGGAGTTTTGCCGTCCTGATATATCATGTTACTCTTGTACAAAGTAGGTGGTTCAATTCTTATTGCAAGTAAAGGGATATCTTTGCTTCATTTTTCCTGCATGTCACCCCAAGTTAGAGTTTGTGTGTTCTGTACCTGACCCATTATGTGGTTCTTGCAGCTTCTTGAACCTGGAAGATATATATGGTTGTTAAAAGCCTTGTATGGCCTTTTGATGTTGCTTCCCCAGGTATGGTTCCCaaagagggttttttttttttttttttttttttttttttttcatatagcttTTTGTTATTGGTAAAAATATTCCCCTTTTTCGAAACCCACTGATACACTGAATTATGTATGTAAGTGGGTATGCACACTAAATTATGTACGCAATGTACATAAAATAAACAGATCACAGGTCTTGATTTACTTATCTTACCCCATCTTTCATAACATATTCATCAAATCATTGTGGATCATCAAATTTGGGGAATTGGAACTTGGAGTATCATGAATTAAGATGCATGATCTGTTTGCAGTTTGTGAGATGGATAGGAAAATCTGGTAACCCTCAGCTAGAACTTGATAAATTAAGAGACTGAAAACAGGAGTTGTCAAAATGTATGTGATTAATTCAACTTTGTTCAACTAGTATGATGCTCCATAAATTCTAAGGATATTAATCTTGCTCTAATGCTAGTTGCTTGGGTAGTTTTTACTCCAAAATGGAATAGAATTTTTGTGCTCTTAAGGATATTAATCTTGCTCTAATGCTAGTTGCTTGGGTAGTTTTTACTCCAAAATGGAATAGAATTTTTGTGCTTTAGTTGtgtcattcattcatttttacCTTGAATTTGACACTTGAATGCAGCAAAGTGCCGCATTTAAGATACTGCAAACCCGTTTAAAAACTGTGCCTTCATATTCCTTCAATGGTGAGCAAGTTAGGCAAACGTCATCAGGGAATCCCTATCAAATTATACATCACGTGCCAAGCGGTTCGCAAATCTCTGAGGATGAAGATGGGATCCAGGATGGTGCAAATTCACATAATGGAATTAACTTTGCTTCAAGGCTACAACAGTTTGAGCAAATGCAGCGGCAGCATCGTATGCACACAAAAGTGCAGGCACTATCACGCAACAGTTCTACCACTTCATCATCAAAGGTCTGTTGAGCTTCTCTTTGACATTCTCAGCACCGGTGAGCTTgataatgagaatttttcaggcGATGGTGATTCAGATGAGTTAATTCCAAGAAGTGGAATGACAATTTTGACAATCAATGAGGTGCAATATTCTTATTtgtacagaaaataaaagaagaaaaatattgagaaatagAAATAGTTCACTAAGCTCTGGAGGGAGAGCCCCTTCTATATCCTTTGGttcaaaaaaggaaagaaaacagaTCTCAGGTCCATCAGAAAGGGATCTCCCTTTCCACTTTGATGGCAATCACAAAATGTAGCAGCAAAGATTACATACTTGTTTCTCCTTTCAGACTGGGTATGGTTGTGTGGGGCCGGATTCACAGAAGCTAAAGTTTCTGTTGCCTGCCTCAGAAAATTGTAAAAGACACCGTTATATCTAATCTGCatctttgttcttttgtttttcaagtTTCACTCTTAATTTCCATTTAAGAATGCTCTTGATATTTTGTCAATCACATTGATGCTGTGTATACAGGAGGTGCAAGGACCTGAAGAACCTCCAGACCCTGCTTCATGGGACATGAGTGGACCTCCGTCAAGATCAAGGAGAGGGTCAGGTCAATTACCATTATGATTTTGTTGCTGCTTCCTGCCTCTAATCAAGGTTGATTGTACACTCTTCTCGGCATGTGCCATGGCAAAGATCTGGTATAATTTGCAAAATTGTATATCGTAGTTTGTTTTGTTGTCATAGAAATTGGGACAATGAAAAGGGTTTCAAAGTAAGATAAGCTAGGGTTTTCCTGAGCTATTCTTTTTTACTTTGTAAGCAAGATATACCCATGTGGTtctgttgtatttttttaatcataaaccACGTGGGCTAGAGGGAAACATTGTTTTAGAAGATGCAGCATGTTTCTTTATGTGCATCTGTTACAGCAACCTTATACAAAATAAGAAGTAATCTAATTCATGTGCACAAATTCTAAGAAAAATATACAtgcattttgttgtttttcttaattctttttttcatgttttaccCACCGGAATGTTGCTGGGGCTCGTGGGCACATCCTGGATAGCACCTTCGGTTGCAATTCCCAGGGTCTAAGAAAGAGAATTATTCGTATATGTTATTGTACCAGAAACGCTGAAAGGTACGTGAGCTAAAACTGGTTCTCTTCTCAAGCTGagtgctcaaaaaagaaaagaaaatgaaagtttaCAGGTGCTTAGAAATCTGAGAAACTCAACTtggcgtgtgtgtgtgtgtgtagattAAATAGATAGCCAACCACAGATATTCAACCCCTGATCCTGATCTTTTCCCAAAGGTTCCTACCAGTATTTTACCTAAATGCTTATTATAGATTATTTGGCCCAATCAAACGAAACCATATAAAATGCTCATCTTGATTGCACTTAATAATATACTTCCTCATGCATAAATATAcaacattttttgtttgtcaACCATGATACACACCAATTTCCCCTTGCACAAACTCAGAAATAGAAATTGCTTAACCTTACATTGCACGAGCAACTACTTACATTCAAATAAACACCATGCATTTGAAGATGTTGTGCAGCTAACTCATAGTTCTAAAGATTTTGTCTACAGAGCATATATTTTCTCGAGGTCTGAGTTATAGTCATCAAGATCTGATATATTTGCAGAGTACACTGACCATGAGAAAGACTTGCTCCCGCTCGCCCTTCTGATGCGTCTCTGGGAGTCACCGCGGAAAATCCCAAAATGTTGTCGGAAAACAAAATAGCACATACTTACAAGAGTCCCAACAAGAATCGGTGCTCCCGTAAGGGTTATAGTAATAGCCATCCAGGTGCTTCCCTTTCCAACAACTACGAAAGCTATAGACAGAAACGCCCCACAAGTACATGCGCAGGCAGCCCACATTAGCTTGTTAACAACTGATACAACCCGCTTCTGAGCCCTAGTGTCCCAGGCCACCAAAGTAATCTGAACCACAACAACTGCGAGAGAAATGAAGAGAGATGTAGCATTTAAAAGGTAGAACACTTTGAAACCAACACTGCCAGCTATTTCAGACTTCCCTGCATTTGGTTGGTCGGTAAAATACTGGCCAGGCAAGTTAAATATAGCCAAGAAAGCTATTGAGGCAAAAAGAACAGCGACAACTGTTATCGAATTTGTGGTGCTTTGAACAGCTTCTCTGTGAAGTTTCTTTAATTCCTTGGCAATACCAGAAACTCGCCGCCGGGTTTGCTCATTTTCTTTGAGTTGCGAGTGCACCTCATGCTTTATATCACTGACAGTCCTTTTGAGTTCCATTGTTTCATCCTCTTGGCCTACATGTCTGGCATGCTTGGCACCAGCTTCCACCAGATAATCCTTGATTTCAAATGCCGATTCTCCATATGGCAGCTTATCTGCCAAATCCATTGCGGTCTCATGCTGATTGTTAATTGCGTTGACATCAACAGACGTATAGCTAAGCAACAAGCTCACTATCtgaaattttttgaatagtaTTCATTACAACAACCAACAGGGGAATAAACAAACACAAGCAGAGGCATCAAATTTTCAGCTAAGCTTAGTCTAAGAAATGTGATCGCACAAATTACAAGGATATGATATGGCGCTTCTAGAATAAAAGCAAGATGCATAAACATGGTAGTATAGCCATGgttacatattaaagtaatTAGAGTAAATTTAGAAAAGCAATTTGGCAATACATGTATGATAtacctatatttatttatttactatataATTTCTACATCATTTCCTTCACTCTCATCCGGCCATCTCGGCATTTTCctaattgcctttttttttttttcctattttagtggttccttaattttattattgttttaattacaaCACCAACCTTTCCACTTCACCCGTTGTGATTATTCACTTATCCATCTCTTACACTTCTCTACCATTTAAATGATCATTTGTTGCACAAATGATTCTTCTATTTTCACTTCCCATAAGATCCTTCCGGTTCTACTGCAATCGTATGTACCACAAAAGtcaaaatctttttaatttttctattcttatAACGAATTTAGGGAGTTTTTCCTGCAGATAGAGCGTGCATGCGTGCGGACTAGTTGGTATGAAAACCTACAGGATTGCTAACAATTTTTGTCATAATTTTGATGTCATTTTCTTTCAATTGATATAACAAGAGCAAAGTGTTTCCAATAGCTTTAACTGCAGCCACGATAAGAGCCAGAAGAAGGACAGGCAATGACAAAAGACGATAAGCACCCAACAAGACTTCACATGGTACATCTACGGATTTATATCCACTTTCATGGTTAATgttaaattccttttttttaataagtaggaAAATGGTAAATGCTAACAAATGTAAGAGGTACTGAGGTAGTCTTTTCACTTATGACTTAGCGCCTCGCAAACTGTCACATCCTGCCTTCAAGCAATGCCACGTGTTAAGGAAATGATTAAATTATTCTTATCTTAACCCTCTTCCTCATCTTAAATTACTAACAGGGCAATATGCATTTGTATAAGAGGTGATTAAAATACTCTGGTAGGTCAGAGGTGAAATTGTGCAGGAGAATGCTACTTGACAAGTGCTACTGATACTGCAAGATGAGTTCTTACAACATTGAAATGGCAAGCTCCTAATCTTAATAATCTAAGTTTCAATATTAGCTGAGAAAATGGAAGCAAACTTTCTAGAGAAAACAAATCCGATAAGAACACAAATGCaattagatatttttcttaGAACTAGTAGAAGGATACCTGTGAACGGCCTTTTCTTGTGGCTATATGCACAGCTGTATTACCCTTCTTGTCATGTTCATTCAGTATAGAACAATCGGCAAGCAATAAATCCTCTACGACTGAAGGGCACTGACCTTTTACAGCCATATGAAGTGCTGTTTGGCCCTTCTTATCTTTGATTGTGATAATTCCTGAATCACGCTCAATAAGTTCTTTTACAATACGAAGGAGGCCATACCTGGCAGCCGTGTGCAATGCAGTCTTTCCATTTTTCCTTACCATCCTAACTGAGGTGGCATCAGCATCCAAGATGGCACTCACCACATCCAAATGGTCCTTAACAGCAGCTGAATAGAGGGGGCTAGTGTTTGAGGAGTCACATGACTTGCAAAGCTCAGGCCAAATGCCCAAAAGTTCCTTCACGATacctaaagaaaataatagtcAATACCATACTCCCAAAAAGGAAATCCTTCTTTCTTTTAGCAGATGAAATACTTCCAAGGCTGTAAGGTAAAATCCTACCAACACTActtaataaatgtaaaataactTGAGCAAGATGGACTGGTAGGTTACCTATGGTAAAGTCCTAGATGCATATGTTAAATGTTAATGGTCAACATTTTGTCACTTTCCAGTAGGATCTTATAAATCTCTGGGATTTATTGTAGCTGCTTGTGGTTGCTTCTGCGTTTGTATaacagaataagaaaaaaatgattttcaattaAACAACCATTCAAatgatttttctctcttttattttttttttctcaaggctgaaataaaatcataatatgcATTCCCTCTAGAACGGCATGAAGATTGCCAAAATCGCAGATAAAAGCATTATGCTGCAACAAAAAAT encodes:
- the LOC121256305 gene encoding ankyrin repeat-containing protein At2g01680-like: MDSKSMRFITHQSFFSSVRSGDLNSLKQLFDKLTGGESSDGSAVSDLLTLQNNEGETALYVAADNNLPELFTYLLRFSDLQTLKIRSKSDMDAFHVAAKRGHLGIVKELLGIWPELCKSCDSSNTSPLYSAAVKDHLDVVSAILDADATSVRMVRKNGKTALHTAARYGLLRIVKELIERDSGIITIKDKKGQTALHMAVKGQCPSVVEDLLLADCSILNEHDKKGNTAVHIATRKGRSQIVSLLLSYTSVDVNAINNQHETAMDLADKLPYGESAFEIKDYLVEAGAKHARHVGQEDETMELKRTVSDIKHEVHSQLKENEQTRRRVSGIAKELKKLHREAVQSTTNSITVVAVLFASIAFLAIFNLPGQYFTDQPNAGKSEIAGSVGFKVFYLLNATSLFISLAVVVVQITLVAWDTRAQKRVVSVVNKLMWAACACTCGAFLSIAFVVVGKGSTWMAITITLTGAPILVGTLVSMCYFVFRQHFGIFRGDSQRRIRRASGSKSFSWSVYSANISDLDDYNSDLEKIYAL
- the LOC121256304 gene encoding protein VAC14 homolog isoform X6; the encoded protein is MKQDIVTVSDQFSIEEFIQLLRERMNVLNPYVRQFLVGWITVLDSVPEFDMLGFLPDFLDGLFNMLSDSSHEIRQQADSALSEFLQEIKNSPSVDYGRMAEILVQRAASQDEFTRLTAITWINEFVKLGGDQLVLYYANILGAILPCISDKEEKIRVVARETNEKLRSIKADPAEGFEVGAILTIARRQLSSEWEATRIEALHWISTLLERHRMQVLSSLGDIFDALLKALSDPSDEWVNPFSYAGVSYGCPFEKALAEKVVLLVLEVHACIAEDPPHFRQLLVFLVHNFRIDISLLAKRGALIICRLCVLLDPERVYRELSTILEGESDLHFASILVQTLNLILLASSELSEVRDLLKNSLVNLAGKDLFVSLYASWCHSPMAIISLCLLAQVFVALSDHVYCAWQTYQHASAVIQSLVEEDINVKFLVQLDKLIRLLETPIFAYLRLQLLEPGRYIWLLKALYGLLMLLPQQSAAFKILQTRLKTVPSYSFNGEQVRQTSSGNPYQIIHHVPSGSQISEDEDGIQDGANSHNGINFASRLQQFEQMQRQHRMHTKVQALSRNSSTTSSSKEVQGPEEPPDPASWDMSGPPSRSRRGSGQLPL